DNA sequence from the Paenibacillus physcomitrellae genome:
TGGATGGTGCTCGTCTCCTGTCTGCTGCTGGCGGCACTGCCGGGCCCGCAGGCAAATGCAGCGTCTGGTTCATTAAAAGCTTCGTCAAAAGCCGCCCCAGCCGCATCCACCGCCCTGCTTGGGCTTAATGACGAGCTGACGGACCTGCTTCCGGTATTTAAGGACGGCAGCTATTATGTGCCGGTACGTGAGGCCGCGCAGCTGCTTGGTCTCAAGCTTACGGGCACACCGCAAGAGATTGTGCTGACCTCGGCTGGCGGAGCTGTACTGCTTCTGGAACCTGACGGAGGGAAAGCGGTTAAGCCGGATGGTATGGAGGCAGAAACCTCTATGTTTGTAGAAAAGGGTTCCACCCGGGTGCAGCTCGGTCTGCTGGCCAGATCCTTTGGGTATCCGATTACCTATGAGGCAGACAAGCGTCTGCTGCGGGTAGTGACGGCCAAAGGAGCCTTGGACAATGAAAAGTTTGATGCCGCCCACAAATCGGAAATCGACAGCCATCTCAAGGCAGTTAAGGAAGCGGAGCAGCAGGCCAAGCCGGCTCCCCCGAAATCCGGACATGGCGATTCCGGCAAAACCCTCTATCTGACGTTTGATGACGGTCCAAGCGCCCATACCGGGCAGCTGCTGGATATTCTGGACCGGTATGAGGTCAAAGCTACCTTCTTTATGCTCGGCAATCATATCAGCTCTTATTCCGATTCGGTAAAACGTATGGTCAAAGAAGGGGACGCGGTAGGGCTGCACGGCATGACCCATCAGAAGGAACTGTTCTACAAGACGCCGGAAGCTGCGCTCCAGGAAATGGACGACGATAACGAGAGACTCTATAAAGCCGCAGGCGTCAAATCGGCGCTGGTCCGGCCGCCTTACGGCAGCAAACCTTATTTTACGGAGGACTTCCGGGATAAAGTGCTGGGAGCGGGCTACCATCTGTGGGACTGGAACGTGGATTCGCAGGATTGGAAGTTTAAAGAGGATATCGCTTCAACCTATGCGAACGTCATGAAGCAGGTGAAAACGATATCGGCCCATAAAACATCCCCGGTTGTGCTCATGCATGATCTGCCCACCACCATTCAGGTTCTGCCGAAGATTCTTGCCGAGCTCAAGAAAGAAGGTTATGCATTTGCGGTGATTACGGCGGAGCAGAAGCCGGTGAACTTCTGGAACGACGAGCGGTAGAGGGAGGACTTTTATCCGAAAGGAACTGGCTTTTTCACTGAAAAAGGATATATTAATAGGCAGAGAAAAAGGTGAGACTGGTATAAGTACCAATCCAGAATCTTTGAAAAGCAGGTGAATCGGATGTCGAGAATGGATGAGCAGGGCCGGGTAACGCTCGATGAGATCGACCGCAAAATTATCAAAGAGCTGAACAGCAACGGCCGAATTTCGTATACAGATTTAGGCAAGGAGATCGGGCTGTCGCGTGTAGCGGTACAGACCCGCATTAATGCTTTAATGGAGGAAGGCGTTATTGAACGCTTTACAGCCGTCATAAATCCTGAGAGAATAGGAATTTCCGTATCGGCTTTTTTTAACGTCGAGGTGGAGCCTAAATATTTGCAGCGGGTTGCAGAGGCTTTGGCTGAGGAGCCAGTCGTAACGAGTTTGTACCATATGACCGGGCCGTCCAAGCTTCATATGCATGCGCTGTTCACGGATAACAAAGAGATGGAAGAATTCATGAAAGAGAAGCTGTACATTCTTCCAGGCATCACGAGCGTCGATTCACAGGTGCTCATAAACCGCTACAAGAGTCGGATGGGCATGCGGCTGTAACGGTAAAGTAAAAAGAGAACGGTAAGGGAACCGGTAAAGGTAACCGTATCGGATCAGATTGATGCAGAAAGCAGAAGCAAAAGCGGAAGCAGAAGCCTTACCCTGCAGGAGCAAGGAGGGGGACAAGCATGGACATTTATGGGCAAAAAGGCAGCACAGACTCCGGCGGCGTGCCGGATCATCTGGACAGCGGCCTTCAGATTGTATTCGTCGGCTTTAACCCGAGTCTGATTTCCGGCGAAACCGGTCATCATTATGCGAATCCCCGGAACAACTTCTGGCGGATTCTGTACCAGTCCGGCCTGACGCCGCGGCTGTATGACCCGTCCGAGGACGGCGAGCTGCTGAAGCTGGGCTACGGGTTTACGAATATTGTGGCCAGGCCGACAAAGGGCATCGATGACTTAACGCGGAAGGATTACAAGGAAGGCCGCGAGATCCTGAAAGCGAAGCTGCTGAATTACAGGCCGCGGGTCGTCTGTTTCGTCGGCAAAGGCGTGTACAAGGAGTACAGCAGACGGAACAAGGTGGAATGGGGATTTCAGCCGGAACCTTTCCTCGAAGGCATGCACGAGTTTGTGGCCCCGTCTTCAAGCGGACTTGTCAGGATGCCGATGAAGGAAATTGTGGGCATTTATGGAAGGCTGACTGAGGCTGTTTCTGAAAGAGATCACATTTGATTTTCATAGTTTGGCAGGAAACGTTTTCAGGAGAAAGCGAACCGCTTTCTCTATTTTTTTTTCGCCTCGAAAAATGGTCAGAAACCCAGCTAAGGAGCGGAATTTCGGCGGACAACCCCCTCTTATCGGGCTTTTGGTAGGATTGACATCACTATATCTAGAGGTTAAATTTAATATCAGCATCTAGATCTTGGGTTTTGAAGCCCGGGAATACGTTTAATGACACAAGAGGACAAAATCCTCACCAGAGCGCGTCCGATAAGGGTGAAAGGATGATTTCGAGTGCTGATCGCCTACGA
Encoded proteins:
- a CDS encoding polysaccharide deacetylase — its product is MPGKRTFWMVLVSCLLLAALPGPQANAASGSLKASSKAAPAASTALLGLNDELTDLLPVFKDGSYYVPVREAAQLLGLKLTGTPQEIVLTSAGGAVLLLEPDGGKAVKPDGMEAETSMFVEKGSTRVQLGLLARSFGYPITYEADKRLLRVVTAKGALDNEKFDAAHKSEIDSHLKAVKEAEQQAKPAPPKSGHGDSGKTLYLTFDDGPSAHTGQLLDILDRYEVKATFFMLGNHISSYSDSVKRMVKEGDAVGLHGMTHQKELFYKTPEAALQEMDDDNERLYKAAGVKSALVRPPYGSKPYFTEDFRDKVLGAGYHLWDWNVDSQDWKFKEDIASTYANVMKQVKTISAHKTSPVVLMHDLPTTIQVLPKILAELKKEGYAFAVITAEQKPVNFWNDER
- a CDS encoding Lrp/AsnC family transcriptional regulator; this encodes MSRMDEQGRVTLDEIDRKIIKELNSNGRISYTDLGKEIGLSRVAVQTRINALMEEGVIERFTAVINPERIGISVSAFFNVEVEPKYLQRVAEALAEEPVVTSLYHMTGPSKLHMHALFTDNKEMEEFMKEKLYILPGITSVDSQVLINRYKSRMGMRL
- a CDS encoding mismatch-specific DNA-glycosylase — its product is MDIYGQKGSTDSGGVPDHLDSGLQIVFVGFNPSLISGETGHHYANPRNNFWRILYQSGLTPRLYDPSEDGELLKLGYGFTNIVARPTKGIDDLTRKDYKEGREILKAKLLNYRPRVVCFVGKGVYKEYSRRNKVEWGFQPEPFLEGMHEFVAPSSSGLVRMPMKEIVGIYGRLTEAVSERDHI